A genomic region of Rahnella aceris contains the following coding sequences:
- a CDS encoding tail protein X has translation MKVYAEQGDTLDSLCWRYYNRTALVVEKVYAANIGIADLGPLLPHGTAVFMPDIAEQPVQETIKLWD, from the coding sequence ATGAAAGTCTATGCAGAACAGGGCGATACCCTCGATTCTCTTTGCTGGCGCTATTACAACCGCACGGCACTCGTCGTCGAAAAAGTGTATGCCGCCAATATTGGCATCGCGGATTTAGGCCCGTTATTACCTCACGGCACAGCCGTCTTTATGCCCGACATTGCAGAACAACCGGTTCAGGAAACGATCAAATTATGGGACTGA
- a CDS encoding HP1 family phage holin: protein MGLNTERISSGCAYFIATSLTWLASLTSQDVAFLVGSAVGVGTFLINWYYRRKSYQLLARKGLSKDDYENLNS from the coding sequence ATGGGACTGAATACGGAGCGCATCAGTTCAGGCTGCGCCTATTTCATCGCCACTTCGCTGACCTGGCTCGCCAGTCTGACATCGCAGGACGTCGCCTTTCTGGTCGGCTCAGCAGTTGGCGTCGGCACGTTTTTGATCAACTGGTACTACCGGCGCAAAAGCTATCAGTTGCTGGCACGTAAAGGTCTGAGCAAAGACGACTATGAAAACCTCAACTCTTAA
- a CDS encoding lysozyme, which translates to MKTSTLKRCSAAVVLGLMAALPGYSSLQVSEEGLRLITDFEGCQLQPYQCSAGVWTSGIGHTAGVKPAQEVTEHQAAENLLGDIQQTERAVKKCMPVIMPQPVFDAVVSFSFNVGTGAACKSTLAFFINQQQWQQACDQLPRWVFVNGERNRGLERRRNAERTLCLKGV; encoded by the coding sequence ATGAAAACCTCAACTCTTAAACGCTGTAGTGCCGCCGTGGTCCTGGGGCTGATGGCAGCACTGCCAGGCTACAGCTCTTTGCAGGTGTCAGAAGAGGGTCTGCGGTTGATCACCGATTTTGAAGGCTGTCAGCTGCAACCCTATCAATGCAGCGCTGGCGTATGGACCAGCGGCATCGGTCATACGGCCGGCGTTAAACCGGCACAGGAAGTCACCGAACATCAGGCCGCTGAAAACCTGCTGGGGGATATTCAGCAGACAGAGCGCGCCGTAAAAAAATGTATGCCGGTGATCATGCCGCAACCGGTTTTTGATGCCGTGGTGTCCTTCAGTTTTAACGTCGGCACCGGTGCCGCCTGTAAATCAACACTGGCGTTTTTCATCAACCAACAGCAGTGGCAACAAGCCTGCGACCAGTTGCCACGGTGGGTTTTCGTCAATGGCGAACGCAACCGGGGTCTGGAACGCAGGCGAAATGCCGAACGTACTCTCTGCCTGAAAGGAGTCTGA
- the lysB gene encoding Rz-like lysis system protein LysB (The gene for this Rz-like phage lysis system protein may overlap extensively with the gene for the other spanin subunit, the Rz1-like protein in the outer membrane.): MRLLTALLAGMVLLVAILLLSNRSLQHDLNNASQQRDALITQLQQREQLIATLNQQIRQREQAELALREDLNTARQVMQSREQQRQRSLHDDPQTRQWADSSLPADISRLHQRPAFSSASDYLRWLSGGQLMPYSGQQTGHQ, encoded by the coding sequence ATGCGTCTGTTAACAGCACTTCTGGCGGGGATGGTTTTACTGGTCGCCATCCTGTTGCTTTCCAATCGCTCATTACAGCACGACCTCAACAATGCCAGTCAGCAACGCGATGCCCTGATTACACAGTTACAACAACGCGAGCAGTTGATCGCCACACTGAACCAGCAAATACGCCAGCGCGAGCAAGCTGAACTGGCGTTACGCGAAGACCTGAACACCGCCCGGCAAGTGATGCAAAGCCGTGAGCAACAAAGGCAGAGGAGCCTCCATGATGATCCGCAAACCCGTCAGTGGGCTGACAGCAGTCTGCCTGCTGATATCAGCCGGTTGCACCAGCGTCCCGCCTTCAGCTCCGCCAGCGATTATTTACGTTGGCTGTCCGGCGGTCAGCTCATGCCCTATTCCGGCCAGCAAACCGGCCACCAATGA
- the lysC gene encoding Rz1-like lysis system protein LysC (LysC is an Rz1-like component of a phage lytic system, substantially overlapping although not fully embedded in the gene for the Rz-like LysB component.), with protein sequence MSAGCTSVPPSAPPAIIYVGCPAVSSCPIPASKPATNEDLSTDILQLESALMDCGLQIEAIKKCQEAQHAKTDSIATTAD encoded by the coding sequence ATATCAGCCGGTTGCACCAGCGTCCCGCCTTCAGCTCCGCCAGCGATTATTTACGTTGGCTGTCCGGCGGTCAGCTCATGCCCTATTCCGGCCAGCAAACCGGCCACCAATGAAGATCTGAGTACCGACATTCTTCAGCTGGAGTCCGCGCTGATGGATTGCGGCTTACAAATTGAAGCCATCAAAAAGTGTCAGGAGGCACAACATGCAAAAACCGATTCAATTGCAACAACGGCTGATTGA
- a CDS encoding phage tail protein codes for MQKPIQLQQRLIEQIPLLAATPEKLVIATGPGNVVATSAPSLSFEYRYPLTVTITDDALSETLVDLAVVTVLDWLQVNQPEILGNALHRLNDFTFTQQERSLALVLQLTERVQVSDKDEVRTITHLPEPPLPENVALPRQVYLNGELISSWTV; via the coding sequence ATGCAAAAACCGATTCAATTGCAACAACGGCTGATTGAACAGATCCCCTTGCTTGCGGCTACGCCTGAAAAACTGGTGATTGCCACCGGGCCGGGCAATGTGGTGGCCACATCTGCACCTTCGCTTTCTTTTGAGTACCGCTATCCGCTGACAGTGACGATCACTGACGACGCGCTCAGCGAAACGCTGGTCGATCTGGCCGTGGTCACCGTTCTCGACTGGCTGCAGGTTAATCAGCCTGAAATTCTCGGCAACGCCTTGCACCGGCTAAATGATTTTACCTTCACTCAGCAGGAACGAAGCCTCGCTCTGGTGCTGCAACTGACAGAACGCGTCCAGGTAAGTGACAAGGATGAGGTGCGCACCATCACTCATCTCCCGGAACCGCCACTGCCAGAAAATGTGGCGCTGCCGCGTCAGGTTTATCTCAACGGCGAACTGATCAGCAGCTGGACGGTGTAA
- a CDS encoding phage baseplate assembly protein V, protein MNTTLQLNDIMRLIGNLVRIGKVSELDLANARCRVKTGSNVTAWLPWMTHRAGRTRSWWAPSVGEQVLLLSMGGELNTAFVLPAVFSDASPAPSASPDAFHLAFPDGAVFEYEPAQSALKVTGIKTAVINAAQKVEVTAPEIRCTASTRITLDTPEVVCTSKLTTGSLEVKQGGTLTGNLTHSGGSLTSNGIVVHTHRHSGVQTGGGQTGGPQ, encoded by the coding sequence ATGAACACGACTCTTCAACTCAACGACATAATGCGGCTGATTGGCAATCTGGTACGCATCGGCAAAGTCTCCGAACTGGATCTTGCCAACGCCCGCTGCCGCGTCAAAACGGGCAGCAACGTGACAGCCTGGCTGCCGTGGATGACGCATCGCGCCGGACGTACGCGCAGCTGGTGGGCGCCCTCCGTCGGTGAACAGGTTTTGCTGCTCTCGATGGGCGGCGAGCTTAATACGGCATTCGTGTTACCGGCAGTATTTTCTGATGCTTCGCCCGCCCCATCTGCCTCGCCGGACGCCTTTCATCTGGCCTTCCCGGACGGCGCAGTTTTTGAATACGAACCGGCACAAAGCGCTCTGAAAGTGACGGGAATTAAAACAGCCGTGATTAACGCAGCGCAAAAGGTTGAGGTGACCGCACCCGAAATCCGCTGTACCGCCAGCACCCGCATCACGCTCGACACGCCGGAAGTAGTTTGCACCAGCAAACTGACTACCGGATCTCTCGAGGTGAAACAAGGCGGCACGCTGACCGGCAACTTAACCCACAGCGGCGGCAGCCTGACATCCAACGGCATCGTTGTGCACACTCACCGCCACAGCGGTGTTCAGACCGGCGGCGGTCAGACAGGAGGCCCGCAATGA
- a CDS encoding GPW/gp25 family protein encodes MSNPKYLGMNRNSGMAIEDLDHIRQSVSDILNTPVGSRVMRRNYGSLLSELIDQPQNGALQLQMMAICYTALLQWEPRISLNAITFETDYTGKMVVELTGSRNDTATDFSLNIPVS; translated from the coding sequence ATGAGCAATCCCAAGTACCTGGGGATGAACAGAAACAGCGGTATGGCTATCGAAGATCTCGACCATATCCGCCAGTCCGTGAGCGACATTTTGAATACACCGGTCGGTTCCAGAGTGATGCGCCGCAATTACGGTTCGTTACTTTCTGAGCTGATCGACCAGCCGCAAAACGGCGCACTGCAACTGCAGATGATGGCAATTTGCTACACCGCATTGTTGCAGTGGGAACCCCGCATTTCACTGAATGCCATCACTTTCGAGACCGATTACACCGGCAAGATGGTGGTGGAACTGACCGGAAGCCGTAACGACACGGCAACGGATTTTTCCCTGAATATTCCTGTGAGCTGA
- a CDS encoding baseplate assembly protein, whose translation MATIDLSQLPPPDVVEELDYESLLEERKTTLISLYPADQQEAISRTLTLESEPLVKLLQENAYRELILRQRVNEAARAVMVAYATGSDLDQLAANNGVERLVLAPADNSTVPPVAAVMESDADFRTRIPQAFEGMSVAGPSGSYEFHGLSADGRVADISVISPSPANVTISVLSREANGIAPEDLLTKVRIALNDENVRPVADRVLVQSASVVPYEIDATLYLYPGPESEPIILAAEEKLKSYISDQHRLGRDIRLSAIYAALHVEGVQRVELAKPTADIVLDSTQASYCTNYVITVGGSDE comes from the coding sequence ATGGCAACGATCGATTTAAGCCAGTTACCGCCCCCTGATGTGGTCGAAGAACTGGATTATGAAAGCCTGCTTGAAGAACGTAAAACGACGCTGATTTCGCTCTATCCAGCCGATCAGCAGGAGGCCATCAGCCGCACGCTGACGCTGGAATCCGAACCGCTGGTCAAACTGTTGCAGGAGAATGCCTACCGCGAACTGATCCTGCGCCAGCGGGTGAACGAAGCCGCACGCGCCGTGATGGTGGCCTATGCGACGGGCAGTGATCTGGATCAGCTTGCGGCGAATAATGGCGTAGAAAGACTGGTGCTGGCGCCTGCAGATAACTCCACAGTTCCTCCAGTCGCAGCTGTCATGGAAAGTGATGCAGATTTCCGAACGCGCATCCCGCAGGCCTTTGAAGGAATGAGTGTTGCCGGCCCGTCCGGGTCATACGAATTCCACGGTTTGTCTGCAGATGGCCGGGTGGCGGACATCTCGGTTATCAGTCCCTCCCCCGCCAATGTCACTATTTCTGTGCTGTCGCGTGAAGCCAATGGTATCGCTCCGGAAGACTTATTAACGAAAGTCCGTATCGCACTGAACGACGAAAATGTACGACCTGTTGCCGACCGGGTTCTGGTGCAATCAGCCAGTGTGGTGCCTTATGAAATTGATGCCACGCTCTATCTGTATCCGGGGCCAGAATCTGAACCTATCATTCTGGCAGCCGAAGAAAAACTGAAATCTTATATCAGCGATCAACATCGCCTGGGCCGCGATATCAGGCTTTCCGCCATCTATGCCGCACTGCATGTCGAAGGCGTCCAGCGTGTTGAGCTTGCT